The window CTCCGACGATCCGGCCGCCTACGGCACCCTGCACCGCGCCGAGACGGGCCGGATCGACCAGGAGCTCGCCGCCATCGGCCCCAACCCCACCGAGGCCCAGATGAAGGACCCGATGGGCAAGGGCGCGGCGGCGCTCGGGGTCTTCGACGCGATCCGCGCCGACGCGGACCTGGACATGCGCGACGACAAGAACGCCCAGGCGGACTGGAAGGCCAAGGTCCTCTACCACACCATCGGCGCCCCGATCACCCCGATCGCACCGCTCGGCGACGCCGCCCAGCGCCTGGTCGACACCTGGACGTACGAGGTCAGCCTGGAGGAGAAGGACCGCAACAACAGCGAGGCCAACGCGAAGGTGTCGGACACCTACCTCGGTGCCAACCGCCAGATGTCCGACATGGTCGGCATCTGGGCCAGGGACCGCGGCATGGACCCGGACGGCCCGACCGTCAACTCCCTCCAGGACGACATGCTCAACAGCCGCAACCGCAGCAACGACGTCGCCGGCCGCTACCTCGGCCGGGGCAACGCCTGATGGCAGCAACGCCCGGGGCCCGCCGCACCGCGGCCGCCGCCACCGCCCTGGTGGCGGCGGCCGCGGTCGGCACCGGGCTCTGGTGGACGCTCGGGCGCGACGACCCCGACCGGGACTGCGCGGGCCTGCGCACGGACGCCCGCGTCCGGACCGTCCTCGGTGACACCTGGCGGTCCGACCTGCCGTGCGGCGAACTCGCCGCCGGGCTCCGCCGCGCCACCGTCGGGACGCGGCCCGGCGCCCACACCCTCGGGCAGGCCCACGCGATGCGCACGGTCGTGCTGGCGGTCGCCGACTCCGCCGGCCACCGGGTGCACCCGGACGTGCGCGGCCCGCTCGCCGAGGCCCTCGCCGACTACGCGGCCGACACGCACACGGTGCTCACCGGCGTCAGCAACACCGCGATGGCGCACGACGGCCCGGACGACGACGCCTGGCAGGACGACCGGGGGGTGCACTTCGCCGTCCGCGAGGACCAGTTGATCGAGGTCCTGCGCGGCCTCGCCGAGAGCGCGGCGGCCTACGCCGGCCTGCGCGGGGCGGACCTGCGGCAGGGCGCGGCGGGCCTGGCCGCCGTCCCGGCCGCCCCGTCGCCGGCCGCGATCGAGGACCCGCTGGCACGCGCCGCCGCACCCGCCGGGGTCTTCGACGGGATCGCCGACGACGTCCTGCGCGGGCGCTCCGGCGCCGCCCGGACCGCCTGGCAGGAGGGGGTGCTCCAGGGCCTGGCCCCCGCAGGGGCGCCACCCGCGTTCGGCGACGCCCCTGCCGAGTACCTCGCCCGGACCTGGCTGGGTCGGCTCGCGGAGCCCGCGCCCACCGCGCGGGAGCGGTTCGCCCGCCTCGACGACCAGGCCAACGGTCTCCTGGGCCTCTGGGCCGACGCCACCCACCAGGACGGGGCCGGGATCGGTCTGCCCGCGCTCCGGGACCGGGCCCGCGCGTCCACCGACCGCGAACGGGGCGCCGCGGCCGGACAGCTCAAGCAGGAGTCCTGACCGGCGCCGCCCCGACCGCCTAGGCCGGCCGGGGGCGCTGTTCCTCGTGGCCGCAGAGCCAGGCGAGCGCCTGGTAGGCGCCGAGGGCGTAGTCGGCGTCGTCCCGCAACGGCTCGCTCACCCGGACGGCCGCGGCTTGGCATTCGGCCAGGAGCTGTGCCCGGCACGGCCCTCCGGCGGCGCCGAGCGGGGCCGCCGCGGTCACCGGGGCGCCGGGCTGGGCGCCGGCGGCCCAGCGGTAGGCGCCGAGTACTCCGTGTTCGAAACCGGTCCACGGTTGCGGCGATCGGTTGGCTTCCTCGATCGCCTCGAACACCTCGTCCAGCCCCCGCACCCCCACGGCCGGGATCGTCGTTTCGTCACTGGTCATGACCGCAACCTACGTCCGACGGCGCCCGGTCGCCCGCCGAGGACGCCCGGCGGCGCGGTCCGGCCCACCGGGACCGGGTGTCCGTTCCCCTGGCGGTACGGGGGACGGCGGGCCGCGCACGCGGCCGGCGGCGTTGGGCCGTGGGAGGGATCCGGCCCGCCCCGGGCAGCGCCCGACCCGTGGCGGCTCAGCCCGAGGTGGCGACCCGGTCCCGCCACCACCGCAGCGTCGCCGCGACCTGCTCGTCGACGGGAGTGGCCCGCACCGCGAACTCGGCCTCGTAGGCGCTCGCGTCGACGACGTACGGGCGGTCGAACTGGTAGCGGGTCTCCTTCAGCTCCCGGACCAGCGGGGAGAAGAGTGCCGCCACCCCCAGCACGGCCGGCGCCAGCCTGCGCACCGCGACCGGCCCCGTTCCCGCCCCGGCGGCGAGCCGGTCGACCATCTCCCGGGCGGACCGCGCGGGCGCCGTCGGGACGTGCCAGGCCCGCCCCCAGGCACGCTCCTCGCCCGCGACCTCGACCAGCGCCCGGGCCACGTCGGGCAGGTAGCTCCAGCTGTGCGGGGCGTCCGGATCCCCCAGCGTGGAGACCGGCTTGCCGCGCAGCACGCGCGGCACGACCCGCCCGGCCAGGTGCCCGCCGTCGGTCACGCCGGGCCCGAAGAAGTCCGAGGCCCGCACCTCGACCGCCCGGATCCGGCCCTGCTCGTGCAGTCGGCGCGCCTGCTCCCACAGCGCGGCGCGCACCCGGCCCTTGGGCCCGGTGGCCGCGAGCGGCAGCCGCTCGGTCAGCGGGCCCGCCACCGGGCCGTAGCCGTAGAGGTTCCCGAGCATGACCAGCACGGCGCCGCTCGCCTCGGCCGCCGCGCAGGCCGAGGAGGCCAGCGGCGGCCAGTCCCGCACCCAGTGGTGGTACGGCGGCGCGGCGCAACTGTGGATCGCGGCCGCGCCCTTCGACAGCTCGGTCAGCCGGGCGCTGTCGGCCGCGTCCGCCGCGACGTGCTCGATCCCCGGTTCCGGGCTGCGGCCCGACCTGGTGACCACCCGTACGGTATGCCCCTGCTCGGCCAGCAGCCTGGCGGTGGCCGCCCCGGCGGGCCCGAATCCCATGACGACATGAAGGCTCACCCACGCACCCTAGCGCGACCGCACGGTGTCCTTTCGGCCGTCGGTCCGCGCTCCGGCGCCCGGAGTTGGCCGCCCGGCGCTCCCGGGGGACCGGCTCAGGCCGGGCCGGGCGGCGCGTCGATCGCCAGCACCTCGGCGGTGGCCGGGCCCGCAGGCGTGTCGTAGGAGACGGCTTCCCCGGTGCGGCGGCCGAGCAGCGCATGGCCGAGCGGGCTGTCGTAGGTCACCAGGGTCTGCTCGAACTCGTTGGCGAGCTCGCCGATCTGGAACGTCTCCTCGCCGCCGTCGGCGAACCGGAGGGTCACGGTGCTGCCCACCCCGATGACGCCGGGCGGAGCGGCGGGGGCCGTGGCCGCCTCGCTCAGTCGCGCGGTGATCCCGGCGATCCGGGCGTCCAGCCGGGCCGTCTCGGTGACGCGCTGCAACTCGTCGGCCTGGTCGGCCAGATCGCCGGCGGTATCGGTGCCGGTGCCTTTCAGGGTCGCCGCGACGGCGTCGCGTTCGATCCGCAGCTGCGCGAGCTCCTGTTCGAGGGCCTCACGGGCCTCGGGGCTGATGGGCTCGGGGACACCGGTCATTCCTGCTCCCGTGGTGTGGCGGGACAGAACAAATCGCCCTGAAGCGGGTATTTCCGAGCATAGCAAGGACCCTTCGGGCCGGTCGCCCCGGCGGCGCTCCCGGTAGGGCGACCGACCGGCCCCGTGTCCGGCCGGTCACCCCCCGGGGCCGGTCAGTCGCCGGCCGTGGTGGGGCGGTGGTGGACGTACTCGACCACCGTGCCGTCGGGGTGGCGGACGTTGAACCCGGCACCGGTGGGAACGTCCCGGAGCGGGACGACGATCTCCGCCCCCTCGGCGAGCAGCCGCTCGTAGTAGGGGCGGACGTCGTCCACCAGCAGCGTGCCGCTGGTGTCCCGGTACGGCGCCAACTCGCCCTCCTCGCCCGCGATCAGCAGGAACGCGCCGACGGTCGCCAGCCGCAGGGCGCCGAAGTCGAAGCCGGAGTCGGCCGTCACCGCCTGCAGCCGCTCGTAGAAGGCGACGGCGCCGTCCAGGCCGTCCGGTCCGAGGAAGACCCGGATCAGGACACGGGGCTCGGCGAGGTGGGAGGAATCGTTCTGCCGGCGCCACACCCGGGGCGTCCGCTGCTCAGCTGTCATACCGTCAGCCTCGCCCGTCCCGGGCGGTGGTGGCAGCCCACCGTTCATGGGGTGAGTCGCACTCATAGGATCAGCCCATGGACGAGTCGCTACGCCGAGAGCTCGGTGCCCATCTGCGCGCGGCCCGGGCGTCGATCGCCCCGCAGGACGTCGGCCTCGGCGCCGGCGGCCGGCGCCGCTCCCCCGGGCTGCGCCGCGAGGAGGTCGCCACCCTCGCCGGGGTCAGCGTGGCCTGGTACACCTGGCTGGAACAGGGCCGGGTGAGCACCTCGCGACAGGTGGTCGACGCCGTCTGCCGGGCGCTGCGAATGGATCCGGTCGCCCACCGGCACGCCCTGGCGCTGGCCGGGTTCCTACCCCCTCCCCCGCGCGCCGGGCAGTGGGCGGCGGCCGTCCCCGGCCCGGACACGCTGGCGCTCGTCGACAGCTGGCACGCCACCCCGGCGCTGGTACTGGACGAGCGCTTCGACGTCCTCGCCGCCAACGCGGCCCACCGGCGCCTGTGGGGGCCCCTGGAGGAGGCCCCGGCCGAGGAGCGCAATCTGCTGCTGCACCTCGCCGCGGGCCCACCCGGACGCCACCGGATCACGGCCGGCCCCGCCGACGGGAACGGCCCCGGCGGACAGGCGCTGCTGCGCGGCCTCTACGAGCAGTTCCGGGCTGCCACCGCCCACGTCCCCGACGACCCCCGGTCCGCGGAGATCGTCCGCCGGCTGCACGCGCTGCGGCCGGACGCCGCGCACTGGTGGCAGTGCCGCGCCGTCGCGGACTTCCGGCCGAGCACGGTCG of the Kitasatospora sp. NBC_01246 genome contains:
- a CDS encoding NAD-dependent epimerase/dehydratase family protein, which codes for MSLHVVMGFGPAGAATARLLAEQGHTVRVVTRSGRSPEPGIEHVAADAADSARLTELSKGAAAIHSCAAPPYHHWVRDWPPLASSACAAAEASGAVLVMLGNLYGYGPVAGPLTERLPLAATGPKGRVRAALWEQARRLHEQGRIRAVEVRASDFFGPGVTDGGHLAGRVVPRVLRGKPVSTLGDPDAPHSWSYLPDVARALVEVAGEERAWGRAWHVPTAPARSAREMVDRLAAGAGTGPVAVRRLAPAVLGVAALFSPLVRELKETRYQFDRPYVVDASAYEAEFAVRATPVDEQVAATLRWWRDRVATSG
- a CDS encoding GreA/GreB family elongation factor, with product MTGVPEPISPEAREALEQELAQLRIERDAVAATLKGTGTDTAGDLADQADELQRVTETARLDARIAGITARLSEAATAPAAPPGVIGVGSTVTLRFADGGEETFQIGELANEFEQTLVTYDSPLGHALLGRRTGEAVSYDTPAGPATAEVLAIDAPPGPA
- a CDS encoding VOC family protein, which encodes MTAEQRTPRVWRRQNDSSHLAEPRVLIRVFLGPDGLDGAVAFYERLQAVTADSGFDFGALRLATVGAFLLIAGEEGELAPYRDTSGTLLVDDVRPYYERLLAEGAEIVVPLRDVPTGAGFNVRHPDGTVVEYVHHRPTTAGD
- a CDS encoding helix-turn-helix domain-containing protein; this translates as MDESLRRELGAHLRAARASIAPQDVGLGAGGRRRSPGLRREEVATLAGVSVAWYTWLEQGRVSTSRQVVDAVCRALRMDPVAHRHALALAGFLPPPPRAGQWAAAVPGPDTLALVDSWHATPALVLDERFDVLAANAAHRRLWGPLEEAPAEERNLLLHLAAGPPGRHRITAGPADGNGPGGQALLRGLYEQFRAATAHVPDDPRSAEIVRRLHALRPDAAHWWQCRAVADFRPSTVEVMDTGRPDRVLRLTFSLLRPAADTGVLLLTQHPADATGAALLARLAACADRADAASTHL